Proteins encoded in a region of the Candidatus Zixiibacteriota bacterium genome:
- a CDS encoding nodulation protein NfeD, with translation MRCTVVCLLFAATLTAHASAATVDVMTIDGPIGPVTEMMIEDAVEEAEESGSEALIIELDTPGGLVSTTKKITQTILKSNVPVVVYVSPQGASATSAGVFILMSAHFAVMAPGTNAGAAHPVSLQGEMDSTMSHKAESDAAANIRALAKRRGRNDHWAERAVRESESLTADEALDSNAIDFIAANLSDLLDSLHGRTTDLPRGIDTLNTAGADVHRIAASWREKALGVITDPNIAYILMSIGWLGIMMELYNPGSIFPGVVGAICLILGFYSLQTLPINYAGLSLIILAIILFIMEVKIISHGLLTIGGAIAMIIGSMMLIDSPDPAARVSFTVILAVVGTTVAFFALAAGLALKARRRNPVTGDEGMIGLTGTARESFDTVGTVYVAGEYWRAKTSRHIESGQSVRVVGKVGMELVVEPAGPP, from the coding sequence GTGCGTTGCACTGTCGTCTGCCTGTTGTTTGCTGCGACGCTCACCGCCCATGCGTCGGCGGCGACTGTCGATGTCATGACCATCGACGGTCCCATCGGTCCGGTGACTGAAATGATGATTGAGGACGCTGTCGAGGAGGCCGAAGAGTCCGGATCCGAAGCGCTCATCATCGAATTGGACACGCCGGGCGGATTGGTGTCGACCACCAAGAAGATTACGCAAACGATCCTGAAATCGAATGTTCCGGTTGTCGTCTATGTCTCGCCGCAAGGGGCGAGCGCGACATCGGCGGGCGTGTTCATCCTGATGTCGGCCCATTTCGCGGTCATGGCGCCGGGCACCAACGCCGGCGCCGCGCACCCGGTGTCATTGCAAGGCGAGATGGACTCGACCATGTCGCACAAAGCCGAAAGCGATGCCGCCGCGAACATTCGCGCGCTCGCCAAACGGCGCGGGCGCAACGATCACTGGGCCGAACGGGCTGTGCGCGAGTCCGAATCGCTGACCGCCGATGAGGCGCTCGATTCCAACGCCATCGATTTCATCGCCGCCAATCTCAGCGACCTGCTCGACTCGCTTCACGGACGCACCACCGATCTGCCGCGCGGCATCGACACATTGAACACCGCCGGGGCGGACGTTCATCGCATTGCGGCATCCTGGCGCGAAAAGGCGCTCGGTGTCATCACCGACCCCAACATCGCCTATATCCTCATGTCGATCGGCTGGCTGGGCATCATGATGGAGCTGTACAACCCCGGTTCGATCTTCCCCGGCGTGGTCGGCGCCATCTGCCTGATTCTCGGTTTCTATTCGCTGCAGACGTTGCCGATTAACTATGCCGGACTGTCTTTGATAATCCTGGCCATCATTCTCTTCATCATGGAGGTCAAGATCATCAGTCATGGTCTGCTGACCATCGGCGGCGCGATTGCCATGATTATCGGCTCGATGATGCTGATCGATTCTCCCGACCCGGCCGCGCGCGTATCATTCACCGTGATCCTCGCCGTGGTCGGCACGACGGTCGCATTCTTCGCTCTCGCCGCCGGTCTCGCATTGAAGGCGCGCCGGCGCAACCCTGTCACCGGCGACGAAGGGATGATCGGCCTGACCGGCACCGCGCGCGAGTCCTTTGATACCGTCGGGACCGTCTATGTCGCGGGAGAATACTGGCGCGCGAAGACGTCGCGCCACATTGAATCAGGCCAGTCCGTACGCGTCGTCGGCAAAGTTGGAATGGAGTTGGTTGTCGAGCCGGCGGGGCCGCCGTAG
- a CDS encoding slipin family protein — translation MLPIGPITVAIIALIILGNAVRILKEYERGVIFRLGRLIDTKGPGLILLIPIVDKMLRVDLRTITFDVPPQDVITRDNVTIKVNAVVYFRVMDANKAIVNVENYMVATSQIAQTTLRSILGQFELDDLLSNREHINQQLQKIIDDQTEPWGIKVSVVEVKNVDLPVEMQRAIARQAEAERERRAKIIHAEGELQASEKLAQAAEIIGRNPATLQLRYLQTLTEIAAEKNSTIIFPLPIDLIKPFIDMATHRQQQG, via the coding sequence ATGCTGCCCATCGGACCGATAACCGTCGCCATCATTGCGCTCATCATCCTGGGGAACGCCGTACGCATCCTCAAAGAGTACGAACGCGGTGTCATCTTCCGTCTCGGACGCCTGATCGACACCAAGGGGCCGGGGCTGATCCTGCTCATTCCCATCGTCGACAAGATGCTGCGCGTCGATCTGCGCACGATCACCTTCGATGTGCCGCCGCAGGATGTCATCACGCGCGACAACGTCACCATCAAGGTCAACGCCGTCGTCTATTTCCGCGTGATGGATGCCAACAAGGCGATCGTCAATGTCGAAAACTATATGGTCGCCACTTCGCAGATCGCGCAGACCACGCTGCGTTCGATCCTCGGCCAGTTCGAGCTCGATGACCTGCTCTCCAACCGCGAGCACATCAACCAGCAATTGCAGAAAATCATCGACGACCAGACCGAGCCGTGGGGGATCAAGGTCAGCGTCGTCGAGGTCAAAAACGTCGATCTGCCGGTTGAGATGCAGCGCGCCATCGCGCGTCAGGCCGAGGCCGAACGCGAACGCCGCGCCAAGATCATCCACGCCGAGGGCGAACTGCAGGCCTCCGAAAAACTCGCGCAGGCCGCCGAGATCATCGGACGCAACCCGGCGACCCTGCAACTGCGCTACCTGCAGACGCTGACTGAAATCGCCGCCGAAAAGAACTCGACGATCATTTTCCCGCTGCCGATCGATCTGATCAAGCCGTTCATCGACATGGCCACGCACCGCCAGCAGCAGGGGTAG
- the gatA gene encoding Asp-tRNA(Asn)/Glu-tRNA(Gln) amidotransferase subunit GatA — translation MTDSPARWSVAKITEQVGSGATTARSVCDSVFLRIEQRRSLNAFVTTTQSEARRAASAIDTQVGSRAPLGPLAGVPVAIKDNICVNDVRCTCASNMLRDWIAPYDAAAVERLRKAGAVIVGKTNLDEFGMGSSTENSTFGPSHNPVDPSRTAGGSSGGSAVAVADGQCAVALGTDTGGSVRLPAAFCGVVGLKPSYGAVSRWGVVAFGSSLDQIGVFGRSVDDVRIVFDVIRGRDERDATSVILPSDPTTPDRLRIGMPTEYFGDGLDPQIASAVRSVADRLVQFGHQVVDVSLPNSKHSVAAYYVIATAEASSNLARYDGVRYGHRAQSDDVIAMYEKTRAEGFGVEVKRRILLGTYVLSAGYYDAYYGRAQRVRALIAADFDTAFQRVDCLLTPTAPTCAFKLGERSDDPLAMYLTDIYTTSVNLAGLPALSVPCGRSDEGLPIGAQLIGPAFHESRLLSLGGFIMDTTGGRN, via the coding sequence ATGACTGACTCCCCTGCCCGCTGGTCGGTGGCCAAAATCACCGAACAGGTGGGGTCGGGGGCGACTACTGCGCGTTCCGTGTGCGATTCGGTTTTTTTGCGAATCGAGCAACGGCGCTCGCTGAACGCCTTTGTCACGACTACTCAGTCTGAGGCCCGGCGGGCCGCATCTGCGATTGACACACAGGTTGGAAGTCGCGCCCCACTCGGTCCACTTGCCGGCGTACCGGTCGCCATCAAAGACAACATTTGCGTCAACGATGTCCGCTGCACCTGCGCGTCGAATATGCTGCGCGACTGGATCGCCCCGTATGACGCCGCCGCCGTCGAACGACTGCGAAAAGCCGGGGCCGTCATCGTCGGCAAAACGAACCTTGATGAATTCGGGATGGGATCATCGACTGAGAACTCGACCTTCGGCCCGTCGCACAACCCGGTCGATCCGTCTCGCACTGCGGGCGGGTCATCGGGCGGCTCGGCCGTGGCGGTGGCCGATGGACAATGCGCGGTTGCGCTCGGGACCGATACCGGCGGCTCGGTACGGCTCCCGGCGGCGTTTTGCGGCGTGGTCGGGCTCAAACCCAGCTATGGAGCCGTGTCGCGCTGGGGCGTCGTGGCCTTCGGATCGTCACTGGATCAAATCGGTGTCTTCGGCCGTTCCGTCGACGATGTGCGCATCGTCTTCGACGTGATCCGCGGACGCGACGAACGCGATGCGACCTCGGTCATCCTTCCCTCTGACCCAACCACACCGGACCGTCTCAGAATCGGGATGCCGACAGAGTATTTTGGAGATGGCCTCGACCCACAGATCGCGTCCGCCGTACGGAGCGTTGCCGATCGACTCGTACAGTTCGGACATCAGGTCGTCGATGTCTCATTGCCGAATTCGAAGCATTCCGTCGCCGCCTACTATGTGATCGCGACGGCAGAGGCGTCATCGAACCTGGCGCGTTATGATGGCGTCCGATACGGGCATCGTGCGCAGTCCGATGATGTCATCGCGATGTACGAAAAAACGCGTGCCGAGGGATTCGGCGTCGAGGTCAAGCGTCGCATCCTCCTGGGAACGTATGTCCTCTCCGCGGGGTATTACGATGCCTATTATGGGCGCGCCCAACGTGTCCGGGCGCTGATTGCCGCCGACTTCGACACGGCATTTCAGCGTGTCGACTGTCTGCTCACGCCGACCGCGCCGACCTGCGCCTTCAAGCTGGGCGAACGCTCCGATGATCCGCTGGCCATGTATCTGACCGATATCTACACCACGTCGGTCAACCTGGCGGGTCTGCCGGCGCTCAGTGTCCCCTGTGGTCGTTCGGATGAGGGCCTGCCCATCGGTGCGCAACTGATCGGTCCCGCTTTTCACGAATCGCGACTGCTGTCATTGGGCGGTTTCATCATGGACACAACCGGCGGCCGGAACTGA
- a CDS encoding glutamine synthetase family protein, giving the protein MTKTKESVLAALDANNVRYIRLLFTDILGHMKGMSITRSEIEQVLEEGQGFDGSSVEGYVRIEESDLMAMPDLRSFRVIPWDISGEKVALMFCDIFNPDGTPFDGDPRYILRRTLEKISKRGWTFYTGPEIEYFYFRNANGTELLDHDGYFDYSTVDEGTVLRKKAVVSLEQIGIPVECSHHEVAPSQHEIDLRYQDALTMADFAMLYRFVIKELALKAGAYASFMPKPIFGQNGSGMHVHQSLFEDGRNLFFDPKDPYHLSAVARHYIAGLLAHVREFTMVTNQWVNSYKRLVSGYEAPVYISWGRRNRSSLVRVPMYRVGKEKATRVELRSADPACNPYLAFACMLAAGLDGIDKKTPLAEPIEQNIFHMSEEERERRKIVGLPGSLEEAREVTSKSTLIRETLGEHIFNTLMANKRLEWDRYRIHVTDHELATYLPVL; this is encoded by the coding sequence ATGACCAAAACCAAGGAATCTGTACTTGCCGCCCTGGACGCCAACAACGTCCGCTACATCCGACTTCTCTTCACCGACATTCTCGGCCACATGAAGGGGATGTCGATCACCCGCAGCGAAATCGAGCAGGTGCTCGAGGAGGGGCAGGGCTTCGACGGCTCCTCGGTCGAGGGGTATGTGCGCATCGAGGAATCCGACCTCATGGCGATGCCCGACCTCCGGTCCTTTCGCGTGATCCCATGGGACATCTCCGGCGAAAAGGTCGCGCTGATGTTCTGCGACATCTTCAATCCTGATGGAACGCCGTTCGATGGTGATCCGCGTTACATCCTGCGCCGGACACTCGAGAAAATCTCCAAGCGCGGCTGGACATTCTACACCGGGCCGGAAATCGAATACTTCTACTTCCGCAACGCCAACGGCACCGAGTTGCTCGATCACGACGGCTATTTCGACTATTCGACAGTCGACGAAGGGACTGTCCTGCGCAAGAAGGCCGTCGTCTCGCTGGAGCAGATCGGTATTCCCGTCGAGTGCTCGCACCACGAGGTCGCGCCATCGCAGCACGAGATCGATTTGCGCTACCAGGACGCATTGACCATGGCGGATTTCGCCATGCTCTATCGCTTCGTCATCAAGGAACTCGCGCTGAAGGCGGGCGCCTACGCGTCGTTTATGCCCAAGCCGATCTTCGGTCAGAACGGATCGGGCATGCACGTGCACCAGTCGCTGTTCGAAGACGGCCGCAATCTGTTCTTCGATCCCAAGGACCCGTACCATCTCTCGGCCGTCGCGCGGCACTACATCGCCGGGCTTTTGGCGCATGTTCGCGAGTTTACCATGGTGACCAATCAGTGGGTCAATTCATACAAGCGGCTGGTCTCCGGATACGAAGCGCCGGTCTATATCTCCTGGGGACGGCGCAACCGTTCCTCGCTGGTCCGCGTGCCGATGTATCGTGTCGGCAAGGAGAAGGCCACGCGCGTCGAACTGCGTTCGGCCGATCCGGCGTGCAATCCCTATCTCGCGTTCGCCTGCATGCTGGCAGCGGGTCTCGACGGCATCGACAAGAAGACACCGTTGGCCGAGCCGATCGAGCAGAACATCTTCCACATGTCCGAGGAAGAACGCGAACGCCGCAAGATCGTCGGGCTGCCCGGATCGCTGGAGGAAGCGCGCGAGGTGACCTCGAAATCGACGCTCATCCGCGAGACACTGGGCGAGCACATCTTCAACACCCTGATGGCCAACAAACGGCTGGAGTGGGACCGTTACCGGATTCACGTGACCGACCACGAGCTGGCGACGTATCTTCCGGTGCTGTAG
- the gatB gene encoding Asp-tRNA(Asn)/Glu-tRNA(Gln) amidotransferase subunit GatB, whose translation MAFEPVIGLEVHAQLLTESKAFCACPSAYGADPNAHTCPVCLGLPGALPVLNRQAVTCAIRLILAVNGRVEDTSIMARKNYFYPDLPKGYQISQYEAPLGSGGAIDFTDEGRVTSARLIRIHLEEDAGKSLHPDDTAPDPYTRLDLNRCGVPLLEIVSEPDIRSPRHASLYLHKLRQLVRYLQICTGNMEEGAFRCDANVSIRPRGADTLGTRTEIKNMNSFRSVERALEFEIARQSEVVRSGGAIERETLLWDDHAQTAAPMRSKEESSDYRYFPDPDLLPVRIGSEIVASVRDSLPELPDARAARFVSQYGLPAYDAQVLTDDRALAEYYERVAGRLSDAKAASNWIMTEVMRVLKESGTGIEGFPIGPDALSELLTLVETDKISGKIAKDVFAEMLSSGMPAGQIVESKGLSQISDHDELGVIIESLIQSHSEQVSDYRAGNKRVLGFFVGQVMQQTGGRANPAMVNELLRAQLDRI comes from the coding sequence ATGGCATTCGAACCGGTCATCGGACTGGAAGTGCATGCGCAACTCTTAACCGAGTCTAAGGCGTTCTGCGCGTGTCCCTCCGCTTACGGTGCCGACCCGAATGCGCATACCTGCCCGGTCTGTCTGGGATTGCCCGGTGCGCTGCCGGTGCTCAATCGTCAGGCGGTCACCTGTGCCATCCGTCTGATTCTGGCGGTGAATGGGCGTGTGGAAGACACCAGCATCATGGCACGGAAGAATTACTTCTATCCCGACCTGCCCAAAGGGTACCAAATCTCCCAATATGAGGCGCCACTGGGTTCTGGAGGCGCTATTGACTTCACTGATGAGGGACGCGTGACATCGGCACGGCTGATCCGTATTCATCTGGAGGAGGACGCGGGCAAGTCGCTCCACCCCGACGATACGGCCCCCGATCCGTACACACGTCTCGATCTGAATCGCTGCGGCGTGCCGCTGTTGGAGATCGTCAGCGAGCCCGATATTCGCTCGCCGCGTCATGCGTCGTTGTATCTGCACAAACTGCGGCAACTGGTGCGCTATCTGCAGATTTGCACCGGCAACATGGAAGAGGGGGCGTTCCGCTGCGATGCGAACGTCTCGATCCGGCCGCGCGGCGCCGACACGCTCGGCACACGCACCGAAATCAAGAATATGAATTCCTTTCGTTCCGTCGAACGGGCGCTGGAGTTTGAGATTGCCCGACAGAGCGAGGTCGTCCGCTCGGGCGGCGCCATTGAGCGTGAGACGTTGCTGTGGGACGATCACGCGCAAACCGCCGCGCCGATGCGCTCAAAGGAAGAATCGTCGGACTATCGCTATTTCCCCGACCCGGACCTGCTCCCGGTCCGTATCGGTTCGGAGATTGTTGCGTCAGTACGCGATTCCCTCCCCGAGCTGCCCGATGCACGGGCCGCGCGATTCGTCTCACAGTATGGCTTGCCGGCCTATGATGCTCAAGTCCTCACCGACGACCGCGCCCTGGCCGAGTACTACGAGCGCGTGGCCGGGAGACTCTCCGATGCCAAGGCGGCATCGAACTGGATCATGACCGAGGTGATGCGTGTCCTCAAAGAGTCCGGCACGGGGATTGAGGGTTTTCCGATCGGTCCCGATGCGCTGTCCGAACTGCTAACGCTTGTCGAAACCGACAAAATCTCCGGCAAGATCGCCAAAGACGTCTTCGCCGAAATGCTCTCGTCCGGAATGCCTGCGGGGCAGATCGTAGAATCGAAAGGACTGTCACAAATATCGGACCACGACGAGCTGGGCGTCATCATTGAATCGCTGATTCAGTCGCACTCCGAACAAGTGTCGGATTATCGCGCGGGCAACAAACGCGTGCTGGGATTCTTCGTCGGCCAGGTGATGCAACAAACCGGAGGGCGTGCCAATCCCGCAATGGTCAATGAACTCCTGCGGGCGCAGCTCGACCGTATCTGA
- the purN gene encoding phosphoribosylglycinamide formyltransferase encodes MDHAPKLRIAVMASGSGSNLQAVIDRCADGTLHAEVVLVISNNRDSVALRRAEAAGIKALHWSEKAVGSSERFAAGLIEHLRAARTDLVVLAGYMKLVPPAAVAAFSGCILNIHPALLPRFGGKGYYGIRVHQAVLAAGEKETGATVHVVDDVYDRGPIVMQRRVPVMPGDTPERLRERVLEIEHQLLPEAIAHWAQGRTRAKTE; translated from the coding sequence ATGGATCATGCCCCAAAACTGCGAATCGCCGTCATGGCCTCCGGCAGCGGCAGCAATCTGCAGGCGGTCATCGATCGCTGCGCCGATGGCACACTCCATGCCGAGGTCGTGTTGGTGATTTCCAACAACCGCGATTCCGTGGCGCTGCGGCGAGCGGAGGCAGCGGGTATCAAGGCGCTGCACTGGTCGGAGAAAGCCGTCGGATCCAGCGAGCGCTTTGCGGCGGGACTGATTGAACACCTGCGCGCCGCACGGACCGATTTGGTGGTTCTGGCGGGGTATATGAAACTGGTGCCCCCGGCGGCGGTGGCCGCATTTTCCGGATGCATCCTGAATATCCACCCGGCGCTGTTGCCCCGGTTCGGTGGAAAGGGGTATTATGGCATCCGCGTGCACCAGGCGGTGCTGGCCGCCGGAGAAAAAGAGACCGGCGCCACCGTGCACGTCGTCGATGACGTATATGACCGCGGTCCGATCGTGATGCAGCGACGAGTCCCGGTGATGCCGGGTGACACGCCCGAACGCCTGCGCGAACGCGTTCTGGAGATTGAGCATCAATTGCTGCCGGAGGCGATTGCGCACTGGGCACAGGGTCGGACCCGGGCCAAAACGGAATGA
- a CDS encoding phosphoribosylaminoimidazolesuccinocarboxamide synthase, translating to MNVAIDAIERAVGQTTIPGVPLYARGKVRDIYDLGSNLLIVASDRLSAFDVVLPTPIPGRGIVLTQMSRFWFESTRHIVPNHLLTTDVGRYPAPLPEFRDRLEGRSMLVRRCSRIDFECVVRGYITGSLMKEYKQARFESSGDVVSLHGLQFPRDLVESQKLPNPIFTPATKNDSGHDENVSFEHMSNHIGDDLAQTLRRLSVELYQSCADLAAKRGVIIADTKFEFGLDGDTVTLIDEVCSPDSSRFWDSKSYRPGEIQDSFDKQYVRDYLVSIGWDKTPPGPQLPIEVVRQTAAKYRDVQQRIMGEQTTA from the coding sequence ATGAATGTGGCGATTGATGCGATCGAACGCGCCGTGGGACAAACAACGATTCCCGGTGTGCCGCTGTACGCGCGCGGCAAGGTGCGCGACATCTATGATCTGGGAAGCAACCTCCTGATCGTCGCCAGCGACCGCCTCTCGGCGTTCGATGTCGTGCTGCCCACGCCGATACCCGGACGCGGAATTGTGCTCACGCAGATGTCGCGATTCTGGTTTGAGAGTACGCGGCACATCGTGCCCAACCACTTGCTCACCACCGATGTCGGGCGCTATCCGGCGCCGCTTCCGGAATTCCGCGACCGTCTCGAGGGCCGCTCGATGCTGGTCAGGCGCTGCAGCCGCATCGACTTCGAGTGCGTCGTCCGCGGGTACATCACGGGATCGCTGATGAAAGAATACAAGCAGGCGCGCTTCGAGTCCTCCGGCGATGTGGTCAGTCTCCATGGATTGCAGTTTCCGCGCGACCTGGTCGAATCTCAGAAACTCCCGAACCCGATCTTCACCCCGGCCACAAAGAACGACTCCGGACACGACGAAAATGTCTCCTTTGAGCACATGTCCAATCACATCGGCGACGATCTGGCGCAGACGCTGCGCCGACTGTCCGTCGAACTGTACCAATCGTGTGCCGACCTCGCGGCCAAGCGCGGAGTCATCATCGCCGACACCAAGTTTGAGTTCGGCCTCGACGGGGACACCGTGACGCTCATCGACGAGGTCTGTTCCCCGGATTCGTCGCGCTTCTGGGATTCGAAATCGTATCGTCCCGGTGAGATTCAGGACAGCTTCGACAAGCAGTACGTGCGCGACTACCTCGTCTCCATCGGCTGGGACAAGACCCCGCCGGGACCCCAATTGCCGATCGAAGTGGTTCGACAAACGGCCGCCAAGTACCGTGATGTCCAGCAACGTATCATGGGTGAGCAGACGACTGCTTAA